The nucleotide sequence TTTATTTATGAGTTCATTGCTTTGACAATTCCGATGAAACATGTACATGCTCCCGGAAAATGTAACAAGGCCATGTCTTCTAAGCTAAAGAAACACACCACCAGACGCTCTGATGACGACGATGAGTATGAAGATGAATCGGCAGATGAGATCATTGTAGAAGATGATAGCTCGGATATGTCTTCCGATCCTCGCTGGGATGCTCTGAAAGGTTTAGTAGAGAATGATAACAATTAAATAAATTTAAAATGGCACATCCTAAAAGAAGACAATCGAAAACTAGAACAGCCAAGAGAAGAACTCACGACAAGGCTGTTACTCCAACAATGGCTATCTGCCCTAACTGTGGAGCCTGGCATATTTACCACACTATTTGTGGCGAGTGCGGATATTACAGAGGTAAGTTAGCCATAGAGAAAGAAGCTGCAGTATAAAGGTTCTTCAGATCGTTACAGATTTGGATGAGCAGAAGAAATAGCCCTAAAAACAATTTTAGGGCTTTTTTTTAATTTAGAGACAGATATGTCTCTGTATATTATAAGTTATGGATAAAATTAATGCGGTAATAACAGGAATCGGGGGATTTGTTCCCGAAGATGTGTTGACAAATAGTGATATTTCAAAGATGGTCGACACAAGTGAAGAATGGATAATGACCCGTGTTGGCATCAAAGAGCGACGGATACTAAGAGGAGAAGGTTTAGGAACTTCTTATATGGGAATCCGGGCTGTTAACCAACTTTTTGAAAAGACCGGAGTGAATCCGGAAGAAATTGAAGTGGTCCTTTGTGCAACATCGACTCCTGATTATCATTTTCCTACAACTGCTTCAATCGTTGCTTACAATACCGGTTGTAAGAATGCCTTTACATTTGATGTACAAGGAGCATGCGCCGGATTTCTTTATGCACTGGAAACCGGATCGAACTATATTCGTTCGGGACGCTATAAAAAAGTATTGATCGTTGCCGGAGATAATATGACATCTATTACGGATTATACAGATCGTACGACTTGTCCTTTATTTGGCGACGCTTGCGGAGCTGTATTACTGGAACCTACAACCGAAGAATTTGGTATAATGGATACTATTCTGCGTACTGATGGAGTTGGCTTGCCACACCTGCTGATGAAAGGCGGAGGCTCTGCTTATCCATCCAGTCACGAAACGGTTGACAAACATCAGCATTGCGTATACCAGGAAGGAAAAGTGGTATTCAAATATGCTGTGTCTTATATGGCTGAAGCCTCTGCAGAGATTATGCACAGGAATGGCATGACGAATGAAGACGTTGATTGGTTTGTTCCTCATCAGGCTAACCTGCGCATCATTGATGCGGCTGCAAAGCGGATGGAATTGCCTATCGAAAAAGTAATGATTAATATAGAAAAATATGGTAATACGAGTGCCGGAACTATTCCTATCTGTTTATGGGAATGGGAAGACAAACTGAAGAAGGGGGATAATATTATCCTTGCTGCATTCGGGGCGGGCTTCACCTGGGGCTCTATCTACCTCAAATGGGGATATGATGGAAAAAAAGCATAAATCAGGATTCGTAAATATCGTTGGTAATCCTAATGTAGGGAAGTCTACATTAATGAATGTATTGGTAGGCGAACGTGTGTCTATCATTACTTCCAAAGCCCAGACGACACGTCACAGGATTTTGGGAATTGTAAACACCGACGATATGCAGATTGTATATTCGGACACGCCAGGTGTGCTTACTCCGAATTATAAGCTGCAGGAATCTATGCTTAATTTTTCAAATTCTGCCCTTGGAGATGCAGATGTATTGTTGTATGTAACCGACGTCGTGGAGACGGTAGACAAAAATGAAGAGTTCCTTCAAAAGGTTCAGAAATTAGACTGTCCGGTTTTGTTGATTATTAATAAGATTGATCTTAGCAACCAATCTGAACTTGAAAAGATGGTTGCTCTCTGGAAAGAATTTCTTCCAAAGGCAGAAATTATTCCCGTATCCGCTCAGTCAAAATTTAATATTGACTACATAAAGCGTCGAATCGAGGATTTAATG is from uncultured Macellibacteroides sp. and encodes:
- the rpmF gene encoding 50S ribosomal protein L32, with translation MAHPKRRQSKTRTAKRRTHDKAVTPTMAICPNCGAWHIYHTICGECGYYRGKLAIEKEAAV
- a CDS encoding beta-ketoacyl-ACP synthase III, coding for MDKINAVITGIGGFVPEDVLTNSDISKMVDTSEEWIMTRVGIKERRILRGEGLGTSYMGIRAVNQLFEKTGVNPEEIEVVLCATSTPDYHFPTTASIVAYNTGCKNAFTFDVQGACAGFLYALETGSNYIRSGRYKKVLIVAGDNMTSITDYTDRTTCPLFGDACGAVLLEPTTEEFGIMDTILRTDGVGLPHLLMKGGGSAYPSSHETVDKHQHCVYQEGKVVFKYAVSYMAEASAEIMHRNGMTNEDVDWFVPHQANLRIIDAAAKRMELPIEKVMINIEKYGNTSAGTIPICLWEWEDKLKKGDNIILAAFGAGFTWGSIYLKWGYDGKKA
- the era gene encoding GTPase Era codes for the protein MEKKHKSGFVNIVGNPNVGKSTLMNVLVGERVSIITSKAQTTRHRILGIVNTDDMQIVYSDTPGVLTPNYKLQESMLNFSNSALGDADVLLYVTDVVETVDKNEEFLQKVQKLDCPVLLIINKIDLSNQSELEKMVALWKEFLPKAEIIPVSAQSKFNIDYIKRRIEDLMPESPPYFEKDALTDKPARFFVTEIIREKILLYYQQEIPYAVEVVVELFKEEVDMIHIKSLIICERDTQKGIIIGHQGQALKKVGSMARKDIERFFGKKVFLEMFVKVEKDWRNRDNMLRNFGYQLD